The DNA region CACTGACCAAGGCCGTCAGCCGCTTGTTTCCATCCGGCTGAGCGGCGCGATCCGTGCGCCTCAACACATTGTGGCGCAACGACGTAATCGTTTACATGTAACGGCATTTACGTACCCACTTCCGGGGCCGATGCCAGTATCCTTGCCCGCCTGACGCGCCCTCACGCGTCCACTTCGCTTTCAAGGCAGAACCCATGAACCGTGATCCCCGCATCGAAGACCTGATCGCCCGCATGACCATCGAAGAGAAGGTCGGCCAGCTCGGGTGCTTTGCGGATGCCCTGCGTCCGTTCGCGCCCGACATCAACCCGGAAGCGAATGCGCTGGGTGCGGCGGAGGTTCGCGAACAGATCCGTGCGGGCCGCGTGGGCTCGCTGTTCAACGGCGTCGGCGCGGCCGAGGGCCGCGAGGCGCAGCGCATCGCCGTGGAAGAAAGCCGCCTCGGTATTCCGCTGCTGCTGGGTGCCGATGTCATTCATGGCATGCGCACCGTATTTCCGATTCCTCTGGGTGAGGCGTCCACGTTCGAGCCCGACCTCGCCGAGCGCACCGCGCGCGTGACGGCCGTCGAGGCCACTGCCGCCGGCATCCACTGGACCTTCGCTCCCGCCGTGGACATCGCGCGCGACCAGCGCTGGGGACGTGTGGCCGAGGGTGCGGGTGAAGACGTGGTGCTGGGCTCGGCGTTCTCCGCCGCGCGTGTGCGGGGTTTCCAGGGCGCCGACCTCAAGGCCGACGATTCGCTGCTTGCCACGCCGAAGCACTTCGCCGCCTACGGCGCGGTCGCGGGCGGCATGGAATACAACGCCGTCGATATCTCCCCGCAGACGCTGCGCGACGTGCACCTGCCGCCTTTCAAGGCGGCGGTCGATGCCGGTGCGCTGACCTTCATGAGCGCGTTCAACGACATCAACGGTGTACCCGCATCGGCCAACCGCGAACTGATGACCGACATCCTGCGCGGTGAATGGGGTTTCGAAGGCCTCGTCGTTTCCGATTACACCGCCGACATGGAACTGATCGCGCATGGCTTTGCCGCCGACGAACGCGACGCCACGCGTCTCGCCTTCGTCGCGGGTGTCGACATGAGCATGCAGAGCGGCTTCTACGCGGCGAACCTGCCCGACCTCGTCGAAAAGGGCGAGGTACCGATGGACGTGCTGGATGAAGGCGTCCGTCGGGTGCTCACCGTGAAGCAGGCGATCGGCCTGTTCGACAATCCCTACCGCTCGCTCGATGCCGTGGCCGAAGCGGATACGTCGAAGCGGGCCGGGCACGACGAGCTGGCGCGCGATGCGTCGCGTCGCTCGATCGTGATGCTGAAGAACGACGGCGTGTTGCCGTTGCGCAAGGCGGGTCAGAAGATCGCCCTCATCGGTCCGTTCGGTACCGATGTCGACAACATCGAAGGCTGCTGGACGTTGTTCGGCGACAAGACTCGGTACGTGACCATCGAGGCCGGCCTTCGTGCCGCTCTCGACGATGCGGGCTCGCTCGAGGTGGTCGCCGGCAGCGGCATCGAAGATGCGATCGACGGCGGGATCGATGCCGCCGTCGCGGCGGCGAAACGTGCCGACGTCGTTCTCCTCGCCATCGGCGAACCGCAGGTCTATTCCGGTGAAGCGCAGTCGCGCACGCAGATCATCGTGCCGCCCGCCCAGCAGGCGCTGGCCGAGGCCGTCGCCGCCACCGGCACACCGGTCGTCGTCCTGCTGAAGAACGGTCGCGCGCTGGCCCTTACCGGTGCCGTGCGCAGCGCCTCGGCCATTCTGGTGACGTGGTTCCTCGGCACGCAGACCGGCCCGGCGATCGCCGATGTCGTGTTCGGCGATTACAACCCGGCCGGGCGTCTTCCCGTGAGTTTCCCGCAGGACGCGGGCCAGCAGCCGTACTTTTACAATCACCTGCGCACCGGCCGCCCGGAACTGGCGGATCAGCCGCCCGCGTTCAAGGCGCGCTATCGCGAAGTCACCTTCGAAGCCCTGTACCCCTTCGGCCACGGGCTCAGCTATACCTCCTTCGGTTACGACGCGCCACGCGTGAAGGCCCGCGTGCGCTGGGACGAAACCATCGTCGTCTCCGCCACGGTGACCAATACCGGTGGCGTCACCGGCGAAGAGGTGGTGCAGCTTTACATCCACGATCGTGTCGCCAGTCGCGTGCGGCCCGTGCGTGAACTGAAGGCGTTCCGCAAGATCCTGCTCGCTCCAGGTGCCTCCGAAGAAGTCTCCTTTGAGCTGACCCGCCGCGATCTCGCTTTCACTCATCGCGACGGCACGACGTTCGAAGCGGAGCCGGGTGAGTTCAATGTCTGGATCGCGGGCTCGTCCGCCCAGGGCGAACCGGCCACGTTCATGCTCGACCCAGCCTGATCGGCATAATGGCGCCCTCTTCCTCGAAGCGGAGCGCGCCATGCACGACCTCACCGGCAAGATCGCCCTCGTCACCGGCGCCGCCAGCGGTATAGGTCGCGCCATCGCCACGGCGTATGCCAACGCGGGGGCGCGTGTCGTGGTCGCCGATATCGCCGCCGACAAGGCGGCCGAGACGGCCGACGCGATGGGCCACGGCGCCATCGGCATGGCCATGGATGTCACCGATGAGGCACAGGTCGACGAGGGCTTCGCGCGCACGCGGCGTGAACTGGGTCCGGTCGATATCCTGGTCAGCAACGCGGGTGTGCAGATCATCGCGCCGATCGTCGACTTTGCTTTCGCCGACTGGAAGCGGATGCTCGCCATCCACATGGACGGCGCGTTCCTTACCACGCGCGCGGCCATGCGCCAGATGATCGATGCCGGTCGCGGCGGATCCATCATCCTGATGGGGTCGGCTCACTCGCACGTCGCCTCGAAATTCAAGGCGCCTTACGTGGCGGCAAAACATGGCCTGCTCGGGCTTGCGCGTGTCGTCGCGAAGGAAGGCGCCACCCATGGCATCCGTGCCAACGTCCTCTGTCCAGGCTTCGTGCGTACACCGCTGGTCGAGAAGCAGATCCCCGAGCAGGCTAAGGAACTGGGCATCGGCGAAGACGCCGTCATCCGCGATGTCATGCTACGCGACACGGTGGATGGTGAATTCACGACGCTCGAAGACATCGCCGACACCGCACTGTTTCTTGCGGGCTTCGGGTCGAACGCGATGACCGGGCAGTCGCTCCTGGTCTCGCACGGCTGGCATATGCAGTAAGCGGAACGACGGCCGGCGACCACATGATCCGTCGGGAAGCGCCAACTCCATGCAAGCACGAGGCTGATACGACCCGACACCACGCTTCACTAACGTGAGCGTCCTTTTCCGCCACCCAGGCCAAGGACGTCCTCATGACAACATTACGCTCGCTGGCTTCATCGGCCGGCATGCTCGCCGCGTTCGCGCTCCCGGCCGTCGCACAGGTCGCTCCGTCGCCGGTCTATCAGGTACCGTCGGTGGCCACCCAGGGCATCACGTGGTCGGCATGCACGGATCAGGATGCTGACCCGGCGATCCATACCCTGCTCGGCGACCGGCTACGCTGCGGCACGGTGAGCGCTCCCCGCGATCACCACCGTCCCGCCGACGGCAGCATCCGTCTTCGCGTTCTCCGCGTAGCAGCGGCGGATGCCGCGAAGCGCCAGGGTACGCTCTTCGTCAATCCGGGCGGTCCCGGCGGCGATCCCAGGCAGTTCGCCGCGATGCTGGCCGCGATCTGGATGCACGCGAAGCCGGACGACCGCGTGCACGGCGAGAAGAAGCGCATGGCCGATGCGTTCGATCTGGTCGCCGTGGTGCCCCGGGGGATGCCGGGCAGTGCGCCTCTGACCTGCGCGGGAGAGTTTCCCGACGCCCGCTCCATCCTGCTCGACCGCACGCCGCGCAATATCGCCCGGTGGGACCTGTTGCAACGCCGGCTCGCGGACGCCTGTCGCGCGGACCCGCTTCACCCGTACATCAGCACCGAACAGACCGTGTACGACCTCGACCTCGTTCGTCGGGCCCTGGGCGAAAGCACGTTCAACTACCTTGGCACGTCGTACGGCACGTGGCTCGGCGCGTGGTACGGGGCTACCTATCCCGAGAAGGTGGGTCGGATGTTGCTGGACTCGTCCATGGATTACACCTCGTCCATGGAGGAAAACTTCCTGCTTACCGCGCAGGCGGAACAGGAGCGCTTCGACCGGCTCGTCGTCAAACCCGCGGTGGCCGCGTCCGCGCTCTACGGCCTGGGCGAGGACCAGGCCGCCGTCCGCGGCGTTCTCGCGACGATGCCCTATCGCGTACAGCGGACATGGACGGGAGAATACCGCTCGCCTGAAAGCCTTAAAGCGGCGCTGGCCATGTCCGAGTGGCTGCGTGTCCAGCCTGAGCTCGACCGCGACTCGATGGCCACGCGAATCGCGACGGACGTGCTTCATCCGGACGCGGAGGTCGACCAGCGAATCCGCGCCGAAGCATCGCGCATGCTGGCGGCGCTCTACACCCCCGCCGCCGACGATACGCCTTCCCCACTTCCGGCCATGTCCGCGATGCTCGTCGCCGTGCCTTGCAATGACACACCTGGAACACGCGACGCCGGTATCTGGCACGAAACCATTGCGCGCTACGCGCGGGATTACCCCGCCGCCCGCAGTGGCGACCTGGTCAACGCATGCGTGTTCTGGCCGGGTCCGAATGCGGTGAAGCCCCCCGTCGAGCGACTGGCGCGCGCGGGCCAGATCCTCATCATCGCCTCCGAGCACGATACGGTGACGCCGGTGTCCGGCGCACTGAGGATGATCAACGCCCTGCCCAATGCTTCGTTGCTGGTACTGCGAGGCAGCGACCGCCACTCGGTGTTCACGCTGACCGACGAAGCCTGCGTCGAGCGTACCGGAGCCCGTTTTCTGCTCGATGGGCGAAAGCCCACCGAACAGCTGACCGAATGCCAGGTGGATGGCGCGAGCGCGCCGGCGCCGACATCCGCGACACCCCAGGTGACCCGATTCACGGACACCGCTCGCGTGCAGCAGTGGCGTGACCGGCTCGATCGCCTGTTCGGGCAGAAGCCGAGACTCTATCCATCCCCGCGCTCGACATCCCATTGAAGGCCATGACGGCCCGTTTTCCATCTGTAAAGGACGACCATGATGAAACATCGATTCACGGCCTTCGCACTGGCCCTGCTTCCGCTGGCCAGCTTCGCGAACCCACAGATCGCCTGGACCGATTGCACCACCGATCTGGTGGGACCCGGCGGAACGGCCCTGGGTGACCGATTGCAGTGCGGCACGCTGCGGGCACCGCTTGACCATATCGCACCGGACGGCCGGTTTTTCGATGTCGGCGTCGTGCGCATACGCGCCGCCGCCGCCGACCAGCGGCAAGGTTCGCTGTTCGTGAACACCGGAGGGCCCGGAGCCCACCCGGGAAGGCTCCTCGTGGCCATCGCCCGCGGGTGGAGCCAGGAAGACCCCGACGATCCTGACACCGCCGACAAATATCGTCTGGCGCAGCGTTTCGACATGATCGCCGTCATTCCCCGCGGGCTTCGCGGTGGCACGGAGTACCGGTGCCTCACCGGGTTACCACCTCGCTATGCGTTCCTGCCCAGCCACCTGGACGACGACAACTGGCGGAAAGTCATCGAGGAGGCCAACGCACAATCGTCGGCATGCGCCGCGCCACCCGAAGCACGCTTCATCAGTACCGAACAACACGTCCACGACATGGACATGGTCCGCCGCGCATTGGGCGACGACTCGCTGAATTTCTACGGCATCTCGTATGGCGGTAGGGTCGGGGGCTGGTATGCCGCCATGTACCCGACACGTGTCGGTCGCATGCTGCTCGACTCGCCCATGCTTTTTACCCACGACTTCCGTGCGGCGATGGAGATGACGCAGACGGCGCGGCGAAAGCAGTTCCAGAGGGCGCTCGCGCCCATCGTCGCCGATCCCGTTCTTTATGGCCTCCCGGACGACCCGTCCGCGATCACCTCGTCGTTCGACGACCTCCCGGGACGTACAAGGGAAATGTGGTATCCCGTCCTCGACTCGACGCCAAGGCTGGCGGCCGCGTTGTGGATCGCGGGCTGGATCCGCGAGGCGGAGCCTGAGTCGCAGTCGAAGCTCGAAGGCCGTATCCGCCGCCAGACCTTCAGCGCGGACGCCTCGCTGGATCGCGGTATCCGTTGGGCCGCGATGCAACTGGCGGCACATTACTTCGCGCCGGCACCCACCGTCCCCCGCTTCGACGCCGGACAGGACGGCGACTCCGTCCGTCTTGCCGTCGGCTGCAACGACTCGCGCTGGGCGTTCTCCGATGACCAGATCCGCGCACGCGCTGTAAACGGCGCCGCGCGATACCTGCACTCGAACGGTGACGACATTCTCGAAGAACTGGTGTGCTCCCGCTGGCCCCATGCCACCGCACGATTGCCGGACCTCACGCGTGTGGAGCAGGCGCCGCCGTTTCTCCTGCTCCAGTCCGAGCATGACGTGGCGACGCCAGCGGAGGGTTCGAGAAATCTCCTCGACCGCTATCCCAATGCCCGGCTTCTGATGGCTCGCGGCTCATCGGTGCACGGCGTGTTCAACTTCACGACATCGCAATGCATCGAGCGAACGGTGGCCCGGTATCTCCTCGACGGCAGCCTCCCCGACAGTGAGTCGCGCGAGTCGTATTGCGAGGGTACCAACGAGAATCCCCTGTCCGCGCTGCCACACACGCCGGTGCCCGCGTCGACGCCGGCCACGCCCGCAACGCACGACGAATTCCGATGACGGATCAAGGACGATCATGAAAACCCTGGTACCTCTGACGTTGGCGCTGCTCGGCGCCGTCGCGTCGCCTTCCCTGCTGGCGCGCGTGCCGTTCATCACGTGGGCCAGCTGTCCGGCCGAACTTACCGGCGGCACCTGGCCCGAACTGGGTGAGCGGCTGCACTGCGGGAAGGCGCGGATGCCGTTCGATCATCTCAGGCCGGATGGACGCACCATCGAAGTCGGCGTCGTAAGGATCGCCGCCGAGGATCAGTTCAAACGGGAAGGAGCGCTATTCGTCAATGTGGGTGGCCCCGGCGGGCAACCGGCGGCCTTCGTCGCGTCGATGGCCGCGGCATTCGGCGCGGTTGAAGCGTCCGATCCGTTGCACGGCGACCGACGGCGACTTGTCGAACGCTTCGATCTCATCGCGGTGATTCCTCGCGGACTCCGGGGCGGCTGGACCTACGAGTGCGACGCGGTCGCACCGACACGTCACTTCCTGCCGGCACATCGCGACGACGCCAACTGGAAGCGCGCCATCGCCGATGCGCGCGCGCAAGCCAACGCGTGTTCGGTGCACGCCGAAACCGCCTACCTCAGTACGGAGCAGCACGTAAGGGACATGGACGCCGTCCGCGCTTCGCTGGGCGACGACACGCTGAACTTTTACGGGATCTCGTACGGGGGCCGGGTGGGTGCGACGTATGCGGCACTGTACCCGGAGCGCATGGGCAGGATGCTGCTCGACTCGTCTCTGATGTTTCACCGCGGCTACCGCACCGCCATGGAGCTGACGAATGACGCGCAGCAGGATGCCTTCGAAAAACGCGTGCTGGCTCCCATCCTGCACGAGCCATGGCGCTATGGGCAGGTAAGCGATGCCGGCGAACTCCAGGGCGCGATCCGTGGCTTCGCCGACGAGCTGAGGCCCGCATGGCACGATGCGCTGATCAGTCCCGCCCATCTCGCCGCCGCGATGACGATGGACAGGTGG from Luteibacter mycovicinus includes:
- a CDS encoding glycoside hydrolase family 3 N-terminal domain-containing protein, which codes for MNRDPRIEDLIARMTIEEKVGQLGCFADALRPFAPDINPEANALGAAEVREQIRAGRVGSLFNGVGAAEGREAQRIAVEESRLGIPLLLGADVIHGMRTVFPIPLGEASTFEPDLAERTARVTAVEATAAGIHWTFAPAVDIARDQRWGRVAEGAGEDVVLGSAFSAARVRGFQGADLKADDSLLATPKHFAAYGAVAGGMEYNAVDISPQTLRDVHLPPFKAAVDAGALTFMSAFNDINGVPASANRELMTDILRGEWGFEGLVVSDYTADMELIAHGFAADERDATRLAFVAGVDMSMQSGFYAANLPDLVEKGEVPMDVLDEGVRRVLTVKQAIGLFDNPYRSLDAVAEADTSKRAGHDELARDASRRSIVMLKNDGVLPLRKAGQKIALIGPFGTDVDNIEGCWTLFGDKTRYVTIEAGLRAALDDAGSLEVVAGSGIEDAIDGGIDAAVAAAKRADVVLLAIGEPQVYSGEAQSRTQIIVPPAQQALAEAVAATGTPVVVLLKNGRALALTGAVRSASAILVTWFLGTQTGPAIADVVFGDYNPAGRLPVSFPQDAGQQPYFYNHLRTGRPELADQPPAFKARYREVTFEALYPFGHGLSYTSFGYDAPRVKARVRWDETIVVSATVTNTGGVTGEEVVQLYIHDRVASRVRPVRELKAFRKILLAPGASEEVSFELTRRDLAFTHRDGTTFEAEPGEFNVWIAGSSAQGEPATFMLDPA
- a CDS encoding 3-hydroxybutyrate dehydrogenase, with the translated sequence MHDLTGKIALVTGAASGIGRAIATAYANAGARVVVADIAADKAAETADAMGHGAIGMAMDVTDEAQVDEGFARTRRELGPVDILVSNAGVQIIAPIVDFAFADWKRMLAIHMDGAFLTTRAAMRQMIDAGRGGSIILMGSAHSHVASKFKAPYVAAKHGLLGLARVVAKEGATHGIRANVLCPGFVRTPLVEKQIPEQAKELGIGEDAVIRDVMLRDTVDGEFTTLEDIADTALFLAGFGSNAMTGQSLLVSHGWHMQ
- a CDS encoding alpha/beta fold hydrolase gives rise to the protein MTTLRSLASSAGMLAAFALPAVAQVAPSPVYQVPSVATQGITWSACTDQDADPAIHTLLGDRLRCGTVSAPRDHHRPADGSIRLRVLRVAAADAAKRQGTLFVNPGGPGGDPRQFAAMLAAIWMHAKPDDRVHGEKKRMADAFDLVAVVPRGMPGSAPLTCAGEFPDARSILLDRTPRNIARWDLLQRRLADACRADPLHPYISTEQTVYDLDLVRRALGESTFNYLGTSYGTWLGAWYGATYPEKVGRMLLDSSMDYTSSMEENFLLTAQAEQERFDRLVVKPAVAASALYGLGEDQAAVRGVLATMPYRVQRTWTGEYRSPESLKAALAMSEWLRVQPELDRDSMATRIATDVLHPDAEVDQRIRAEASRMLAALYTPAADDTPSPLPAMSAMLVAVPCNDTPGTRDAGIWHETIARYARDYPAARSGDLVNACVFWPGPNAVKPPVERLARAGQILIIASEHDTVTPVSGALRMINALPNASLLVLRGSDRHSVFTLTDEACVERTGARFLLDGRKPTEQLTECQVDGASAPAPTSATPQVTRFTDTARVQQWRDRLDRLFGQKPRLYPSPRSTSH
- a CDS encoding alpha/beta hydrolase, giving the protein MKHRFTAFALALLPLASFANPQIAWTDCTTDLVGPGGTALGDRLQCGTLRAPLDHIAPDGRFFDVGVVRIRAAAADQRQGSLFVNTGGPGAHPGRLLVAIARGWSQEDPDDPDTADKYRLAQRFDMIAVIPRGLRGGTEYRCLTGLPPRYAFLPSHLDDDNWRKVIEEANAQSSACAAPPEARFISTEQHVHDMDMVRRALGDDSLNFYGISYGGRVGGWYAAMYPTRVGRMLLDSPMLFTHDFRAAMEMTQTARRKQFQRALAPIVADPVLYGLPDDPSAITSSFDDLPGRTREMWYPVLDSTPRLAAALWIAGWIREAEPESQSKLEGRIRRQTFSADASLDRGIRWAAMQLAAHYFAPAPTVPRFDAGQDGDSVRLAVGCNDSRWAFSDDQIRARAVNGAARYLHSNGDDILEELVCSRWPHATARLPDLTRVEQAPPFLLLQSEHDVATPAEGSRNLLDRYPNARLLMARGSSVHGVFNFTTSQCIERTVARYLLDGSLPDSESRESYCEGTNENPLSALPHTPVPASTPATPATHDEFR
- a CDS encoding alpha/beta hydrolase, with the translated sequence MKTLVPLTLALLGAVASPSLLARVPFITWASCPAELTGGTWPELGERLHCGKARMPFDHLRPDGRTIEVGVVRIAAEDQFKREGALFVNVGGPGGQPAAFVASMAAAFGAVEASDPLHGDRRRLVERFDLIAVIPRGLRGGWTYECDAVAPTRHFLPAHRDDANWKRAIADARAQANACSVHAETAYLSTEQHVRDMDAVRASLGDDTLNFYGISYGGRVGATYAALYPERMGRMLLDSSLMFHRGYRTAMELTNDAQQDAFEKRVLAPILHEPWRYGQVSDAGELQGAIRGFADELRPAWHDALISPAHLAAAMTMDRWVKASGWRNWRSLQSLAAANRFSLDAATDGAIRQAALELTQRGASTVAGQVRGRHGNAHRHDSLVDRHGEWLNLAVMCNDESWEPMQEKIRARADRDAFTYTEADGSQIFDQLTCAAWPARVARSPDFGVLETRAPFLLIQSEHDASTPLIGARAMLARFPSSRLVVAKGSSQHGLLAQSATPCVEKAAMAYLLEGRLPEGPDRETACAFVPGEPYEDLTASYEWDDARL